From a region of the Geothrix sp. 21YS21S-2 genome:
- the rpsL gene encoding 30S ribosomal protein S12 yields the protein MPTINQLIRQGRSTFENKTKSPALDACPQKRGVCTRVFTTTPKKPNSALRKVARVRLTNGIECTTYIPGVGHNLQEHSIVLIRGGRVKDLPGVRYHVVRGTLDATGVAGRNQSRSKYGAKRPKAGAVAAKKK from the coding sequence GTGCCAACCATCAATCAGCTGATCCGCCAGGGGCGGAGCACCTTTGAGAACAAGACCAAGAGCCCGGCGCTGGACGCCTGCCCGCAGAAGCGCGGCGTGTGCACCCGGGTCTTCACCACGACGCCCAAGAAGCCGAACTCGGCCCTCCGCAAGGTGGCCCGCGTGCGCCTCACCAACGGCATCGAGTGCACCACCTACATCCCCGGCGTGGGCCACAACCTGCAGGAGCACAGCATCGTGCTCATCCGCGGCGGTCGCGTGAAGGATCTCCCGGGCGTGCGCTACCACGTGGTCCGCGGCACCCTGGATGCCACCGGCGTCGCCGGCCGCAACCAGTCCCGTTCCAAGTACGGCGCCAAGCGCCCCAAGGCGGGTGCCGTCGCCGCCAAGAAGAAGTGA
- a CDS encoding zinc ribbon domain-containing protein, with product MPLYEYRCETCGEKEEKLEGFSAPTEHACEHCGAGMGMKRQISRTAFNLSGGGWHAQGYSGSAPEKKEAASEAPAAPKGGCSGGCACHSPAKDN from the coding sequence ATGCCGCTGTATGAATACCGCTGCGAAACCTGCGGCGAAAAGGAAGAAAAACTGGAGGGGTTTTCCGCCCCCACCGAGCACGCCTGCGAGCACTGCGGGGCCGGCATGGGCATGAAGCGCCAGATCTCCCGGACGGCCTTCAACCTGTCCGGCGGAGGGTGGCATGCCCAGGGCTATTCCGGGTCCGCCCCCGAGAAGAAGGAGGCCGCTTCGGAGGCCCCGGCCGCCCCCAAGGGGGGCTGCTCCGGAGGCTGCGCCTGCCATTCCCCGGCCAAGGACAACTGA
- the rfaE2 gene encoding D-glycero-beta-D-manno-heptose 1-phosphate adenylyltransferase yields the protein MTSPARYFTDAQSFLSAHPNRNGKLCFTNGCFDLIHPGHVQYLEDARALGDFLVVGLNSDASVARLKGPSRPLQDEAARARVLLGLRSVDAVVRFEEDTPLELITALQPDILTKGGDYTPETVVGRDVVEARGGTLVLIPFLPGHSTSTIVERIKSGRGVLA from the coding sequence ATGACTTCACCCGCCCGCTACTTCACCGACGCCCAGTCCTTCCTCAGCGCCCACCCCAACCGGAACGGGAAACTCTGTTTTACCAACGGTTGCTTCGACCTGATCCACCCCGGCCACGTGCAGTACCTGGAGGACGCCCGGGCCCTGGGGGACTTCCTGGTGGTCGGCCTGAACTCCGACGCCTCCGTGGCCCGGCTCAAGGGGCCCTCCCGCCCCCTCCAGGACGAGGCCGCCCGGGCCCGGGTCCTCCTGGGCCTGCGCAGCGTGGACGCGGTGGTGCGCTTCGAGGAGGACACCCCCCTCGAGCTCATCACGGCCCTGCAGCCCGACATCCTCACCAAGGGCGGGGACTACACGCCCGAGACCGTGGTGGGGCGGGACGTGGTGGAGGCGCGGGGGGGGACCCTGGTCCTCATCCCGTTCCTGCCGGGGCACAGCACCAGCACCATCGTGGAGCGGATCAAGTCGGGGCGTGGGGTCCTGGCCTAG
- a CDS encoding nucleotidyl transferase AbiEii/AbiGii toxin family protein: MTFGGPKREGELYKAAGPEAGSFVPELQILPVNQRALWPALRVLRDQGFVLYGGTAISLRLGHRVSVDFDFFTDRKLEHAGVIAALPFGGRSQVLQEAPNTLTLLVAVEEGSGEGVKVSFFGGRSMGRVGTPDVTSDGVVVAASLLDLMGTKLKVIQQRAEKKDYLDIHAMLGRGVGLDEGLAAGKALYGKTFQPSEALKALAYFGDGDLGGLPADVRESLVRKSASVIDIPALTILSSRLGPGEA; this comes from the coding sequence ATGACGTTCGGTGGTCCAAAGCGTGAAGGGGAGCTCTACAAGGCGGCCGGACCCGAGGCCGGGTCCTTCGTGCCGGAGCTGCAGATCCTTCCCGTCAACCAACGTGCCCTGTGGCCGGCCCTCCGGGTGCTCCGGGACCAGGGGTTCGTCCTCTACGGAGGGACGGCCATTTCCCTTCGCCTGGGGCACCGGGTATCCGTGGATTTTGACTTCTTCACGGATCGTAAGCTGGAGCATGCCGGTGTCATCGCGGCACTCCCATTCGGCGGCAGGTCCCAGGTCCTCCAGGAGGCGCCCAATACCCTCACCCTGCTGGTGGCTGTGGAGGAGGGTTCGGGAGAAGGCGTGAAGGTCTCCTTCTTCGGGGGAAGGAGCATGGGCCGGGTGGGGACTCCGGACGTGACCAGCGACGGTGTCGTGGTCGCGGCCTCGCTTCTGGATCTGATGGGGACGAAGCTCAAGGTCATTCAGCAGAGGGCGGAGAAGAAGGACTATCTCGACATCCATGCCATGCTCGGGCGGGGTGTGGGCCTCGACGAAGGCCTCGCGGCTGGGAAGGCGCTTTACGGCAAGACCTTCCAGCCCTCCGAGGCGCTGAAGGCACTGGCCTACTTCGGCGACGGGGACCTGGGTGGACTGCCAGCTGATGTGCGCGAATCCCTGGTCAGGAAGTCCGCCTCCGTCATCGATATCCCGGCGCTGACCATCCTCTCGTCCCGGCTCGGACCTGGAGAAGCCTGA
- a CDS encoding tetratricopeptide repeat protein, which yields MDIRTFLAAGLLGIVSQAQTAPAQADPFFLPSEARAYILKATGSAPTTQTKLQDLLQTLFLKRADGGIGLVYDNSRTRTVAEVWTDGRANCLSLTAFFVVACRAMGIHEEYAEALNTNHWRKAGGIIRFERHVVALTPAPPHNDLIADFVPELRKRYGTYKVVVLPETRFRALFYSNRAVECLTDGDLDAAREQAQLSLDSDPKSSVGWNILGVVYAAMDNPAKAEEAYRRAMELDKRDGAPIGNMEALLRNAGRVEEAQRFRALGETVRKKDPYFHAYLAEEALLEGDVAEAQNRMRSALRILPKDPDFLLLAARVRLAAGDLEGAIRSLQDAKKYADPSEQERYNSKIEGIQGMKGGKVER from the coding sequence ATGGACATTCGGACGTTCTTGGCCGCCGGCCTCCTGGGGATCGTTTCCCAGGCCCAGACGGCGCCCGCCCAGGCGGATCCCTTCTTCCTCCCCTCGGAGGCCAGGGCCTACATCCTCAAGGCCACGGGCTCCGCCCCCACCACCCAGACCAAGCTGCAGGACCTCCTCCAGACGCTATTCCTGAAGCGCGCCGATGGCGGCATCGGCCTGGTCTACGACAACTCCCGCACCCGCACGGTGGCCGAGGTGTGGACCGACGGCAGGGCCAACTGCCTGTCCCTGACCGCCTTCTTCGTGGTGGCCTGCCGCGCCATGGGGATCCACGAGGAATACGCGGAGGCCCTGAACACGAACCACTGGCGCAAGGCCGGGGGGATCATCCGCTTCGAGCGGCACGTGGTCGCCCTGACCCCCGCCCCGCCCCACAACGACCTCATCGCCGACTTCGTGCCGGAACTGCGCAAGCGCTACGGCACCTACAAGGTCGTCGTCCTTCCCGAGACCCGGTTCCGGGCCCTCTTCTACAGCAACCGGGCCGTGGAGTGCCTCACCGACGGGGACCTGGACGCCGCCCGGGAGCAGGCCCAGCTCTCCCTGGATTCCGATCCCAAGTCAAGCGTCGGCTGGAACATCCTTGGGGTCGTGTACGCCGCCATGGACAATCCCGCCAAGGCCGAGGAGGCCTACCGCCGCGCCATGGAGCTGGACAAGCGCGACGGGGCGCCCATCGGGAACATGGAGGCCCTGCTGCGCAACGCGGGGCGGGTGGAGGAGGCCCAGCGCTTCCGCGCCCTGGGGGAGACGGTGCGCAAGAAGGACCCCTACTTCCACGCCTACCTCGCCGAGGAGGCGCTGCTGGAAGGGGACGTGGCCGAGGCCCAGAACCGCATGCGGTCCGCTCTCAGGATCCTGCCCAAGGACCCGGACTTCCTCCTGCTGGCCGCGCGGGTGCGCCTGGCGGCGGGTGACCTGGAGGGGGCCATCCGGAGCCTGCAGGATGCGAAGAAGTACGCCGATCCCTCGGAGCAGGAGCGCTACAACAGCAAGATCGAGGGGATCCAGGGGATGAAGGGCGGAAAGGTGGAGCGCTAA
- a CDS encoding formyltransferase family protein — protein sequence MTTAIVCAYSSVGHEALAGLLEAGINVQALFTYPQRPDEAWFTPPAALAQKHGIAVHMEKDFNSDKVYKTVAAMAPDFLFSFYFREMIHQRYLDLPKKGAYNLHGSLLPAYRGRAPINWVLVKGETATGITLHSMTSRPDDGDIIGQTPLPIAWDETALSLTLRSAAAARTLVKALVPGLVDGTAKRIPQKGLGASSYFGGRAPEDGQLDLTHPLHEAFNLIRAVADPWPNAFLETPRGLLKVAWALPSASPCPQGHFREGREGILLGFRDGALRLHTLRREGVRSERPSVHAAWLRELGIPEAK from the coding sequence ATGACCACAGCCATCGTTTGCGCCTATTCCTCCGTCGGCCACGAGGCCCTGGCCGGACTCCTGGAGGCCGGGATCAACGTACAGGCCCTCTTCACCTACCCCCAGCGCCCCGACGAGGCCTGGTTCACCCCGCCCGCGGCCCTGGCCCAGAAGCACGGCATCGCCGTGCACATGGAAAAGGACTTCAACAGCGACAAGGTTTACAAGACCGTGGCCGCCATGGCGCCGGACTTCCTCTTCAGCTTCTATTTCCGGGAGATGATCCACCAGCGGTACCTGGACCTGCCCAAGAAGGGCGCCTACAACCTCCACGGCTCCCTCCTGCCCGCCTACCGGGGCCGTGCCCCCATCAACTGGGTCCTGGTGAAGGGCGAGACGGCCACCGGCATCACGCTCCACTCCATGACCTCCCGGCCCGACGACGGCGACATCATCGGCCAGACCCCCCTGCCCATCGCCTGGGACGAGACGGCCCTCAGCCTCACCCTGCGCTCCGCCGCGGCCGCCAGGACCCTGGTCAAGGCCCTCGTCCCCGGCCTGGTGGACGGCACCGCCAAGCGGATCCCCCAGAAGGGCCTGGGCGCCTCCAGCTACTTCGGGGGCAGGGCCCCCGAGGACGGCCAGCTCGACCTCACCCATCCCCTCCACGAGGCCTTCAACCTCATCCGGGCCGTGGCCGATCCCTGGCCCAACGCCTTCCTGGAGACCCCCCGGGGGCTCCTGAAGGTGGCCTGGGCCCTTCCCTCGGCCTCCCCCTGCCCCCAGGGCCACTTCCGGGAAGGCCGGGAGGGGATCCTCCTGGGCTTCCGGGACGGCGCCCTGCGCCTCCACACCCTCCGCCGGGAGGGGGTCCGCAGCGAGCGCCCCTCGGTCCATGCCGCCTGGCTCAGGGAGCTGGGCATCCCCGAAGCCAAGTGA
- the gmd gene encoding GDP-mannose 4,6-dehydratase, whose product MPTSRSAMITGVTGQDGSYLAELLLSKGYQVHGMVRRSSAFNTSRIDHLHMGGKANPNFFLHYGDLADAGSLRDILDLAQPDEIYNLGGQSHVRVSFDQPEYTMEVNGTAVLRFLEALRFHLKHGGKAARFYQAGSSEMFGRAKPPQNEGTRFEPRSPYAVAKVAAHHEVVNYRESYGLFLCNGILFNHESPRRGENFVTRKITRAAARIKLGLEHRLTLGNLEPRRDWGFAGDYVEAMWRMLQQEEPDDYVIATGVSNSIRGFLDLAFATVGLDWHEFVDTDPRFLRPSEVDDIEGDASKARDLLGWKPTMDFASLVEMMVEADLELARTEIRTEG is encoded by the coding sequence ATGCCCACTTCACGATCCGCGATGATCACCGGCGTCACGGGCCAGGATGGAAGCTACCTGGCGGAGTTGCTCCTCTCGAAGGGCTATCAGGTCCACGGCATGGTCCGGCGGTCCTCGGCGTTCAACACCAGCCGGATTGATCACCTCCACATGGGTGGGAAGGCGAATCCGAATTTTTTCCTCCATTACGGCGATCTTGCTGACGCAGGGTCCCTGCGGGACATCCTTGATCTTGCACAGCCGGATGAAATCTACAACCTCGGAGGGCAGAGCCATGTGCGGGTGAGCTTCGATCAGCCCGAATACACAATGGAGGTGAACGGAACTGCCGTCCTGAGATTCCTGGAGGCGCTCCGATTCCACCTGAAGCATGGGGGGAAGGCTGCCCGGTTCTACCAGGCGGGTTCCAGCGAGATGTTCGGGAGGGCGAAACCGCCCCAGAACGAGGGAACAAGGTTCGAGCCGCGCTCGCCGTACGCCGTCGCGAAAGTAGCTGCGCACCACGAAGTCGTGAACTACCGGGAGAGTTATGGGCTGTTTCTATGCAACGGGATCCTTTTCAATCACGAGAGCCCCAGGCGGGGCGAGAACTTCGTGACCCGAAAGATCACCCGGGCGGCAGCTAGAATCAAGCTGGGCCTGGAACATCGCTTGACTCTTGGAAACCTGGAGCCAAGGCGGGACTGGGGTTTCGCCGGGGATTATGTTGAGGCCATGTGGCGCATGTTGCAGCAGGAGGAGCCTGACGATTATGTCATCGCCACCGGGGTCTCCAATTCAATCCGCGGGTTTCTGGATCTGGCCTTTGCAACGGTTGGGCTGGATTGGCATGAATTCGTCGATACCGATCCTCGCTTCCTCCGGCCCTCAGAGGTAGACGACATCGAGGGCGACGCATCCAAGGCCCGGGACCTTCTGGGTTGGAAGCCGACCATGGATTTCGCATCGCTGGTCGAGATGATGGTCGAGGCGGACCTGGAACTGGCAAGGACCGAAATCAGGACCGAGGGCTGA
- a CDS encoding SPFH domain-containing protein, translated as MAFMDWGKAQFIEIIEWLDDSNDVLAWRFPVRNQEIKNNAQLVVRESQEATFVHEGQFADTFTPGTHTLSTKNMPILADLKGWKYGFESPFKSEVYFTNTRLYNDLGWGTSNPIMMRDADFGMLRIRAFGIYSIRVKDSKKFLKELVGTNGVYTKDDITEQLRKSLISKFTDALGEAKVPALDLAAHYDDLSDLLRQKMDPEFQTMGLECSKLFIENISLPEEVEAMMDKRTSVGMMAPVMGAYTQMQVADSVPLAAQNPGGIAGMGMGLGMGVGMGNMMGQQMGGAMGQMAQAPYPAGQAAPAPAKGIKEELTELKDLFDSQLITQAEFDKQRSAILSKHGMA; from the coding sequence ATGGCTTTTATGGACTGGGGCAAGGCCCAATTCATTGAAATCATCGAGTGGCTGGACGATTCAAATGACGTGCTGGCCTGGCGTTTCCCCGTGCGGAACCAGGAGATCAAGAACAACGCCCAGCTGGTGGTGCGGGAGAGCCAGGAGGCCACCTTCGTCCACGAGGGGCAGTTCGCCGACACCTTCACCCCCGGCACCCACACCCTCTCCACGAAGAACATGCCCATCCTGGCCGACCTCAAGGGCTGGAAGTACGGCTTCGAGAGCCCCTTCAAGTCGGAGGTCTACTTCACCAACACCCGGCTCTACAACGACCTGGGCTGGGGCACCTCCAACCCGATCATGATGCGGGACGCCGACTTCGGCATGCTGCGCATCCGCGCTTTCGGCATCTATTCCATCCGGGTGAAGGACTCCAAGAAGTTCCTCAAGGAGCTGGTGGGCACCAACGGCGTCTACACCAAGGACGACATCACCGAGCAGCTGCGCAAGAGCCTCATCAGCAAGTTCACCGACGCCCTGGGCGAGGCCAAGGTCCCCGCCCTGGACCTGGCAGCCCACTACGACGACCTCTCGGACCTGCTTCGCCAGAAGATGGACCCCGAATTCCAGACCATGGGCCTGGAGTGCTCCAAGCTCTTCATCGAGAACATCAGCCTCCCCGAGGAAGTCGAGGCCATGATGGACAAGCGAACCTCGGTGGGCATGATGGCCCCCGTGATGGGCGCCTACACCCAGATGCAGGTGGCCGATTCCGTGCCCCTGGCCGCACAGAACCCGGGCGGCATCGCCGGCATGGGCATGGGCCTGGGCATGGGCGTGGGCATGGGCAACATGATGGGCCAGCAGATGGGCGGCGCCATGGGCCAGATGGCCCAGGCCCCCTACCCCGCCGGCCAGGCCGCCCCGGCCCCGGCCAAGGGCATCAAGGAGGAGCTCACCGAACTCAAGGATCTCTTCGACAGCCAGCTCATCACCCAGGCCGAGTTTGATAAGCAGCGCAGCGCCATTCTTTCCAAGCACGGAATGGCCTGA
- a CDS encoding PfkB family carbohydrate kinase: protein MSLLAVGSVAFDDLETPSGRRDNILGGSASHFSLSASRFHPVQVVAIVGEDFGPDHFKVFEGRPIDLSGLIKTPGLSFHWKGQYGSDLNEARTLETHLNVFAGFKPDLPAAFRSSQYLFLGNIDPTLQLDVVRQMSPRPKWIALDTMNFWIDGARGALLEVLKEIDILLVNEAEARSLTGERNLVKVYAAIRKLGPQILVVKRGEYGMLLFTPEGHFAAPAFPLEEVHDPTGAGDTFAGGFLGYLAAAGTLDLATMKRAALAGTVMASFAVQDFGTERVQALGTEEYESRIGAFREMIHIG from the coding sequence ATGAGCCTTCTCGCCGTTGGAAGCGTAGCGTTCGATGACCTCGAGACCCCCTCGGGCCGCCGGGACAACATCCTGGGCGGTTCGGCCAGCCACTTCTCCCTCAGCGCGAGCCGGTTTCATCCCGTGCAGGTGGTGGCGATCGTCGGCGAGGATTTCGGTCCGGACCATTTCAAGGTTTTCGAAGGCCGCCCCATCGACCTCTCGGGCCTGATCAAGACCCCCGGCCTCAGCTTCCACTGGAAGGGGCAGTACGGCAGCGACCTCAATGAAGCCAGGACCCTGGAGACCCACCTGAACGTCTTTGCGGGCTTCAAGCCGGACCTTCCCGCGGCCTTCCGCAGCTCCCAGTACCTCTTCCTGGGCAACATCGATCCCACCCTCCAGCTGGACGTGGTCAGGCAGATGTCCCCCCGCCCCAAGTGGATCGCCCTGGACACCATGAACTTCTGGATCGACGGCGCCCGCGGGGCCCTGCTCGAGGTCCTCAAGGAGATCGACATCCTCCTCGTGAACGAGGCCGAGGCCCGCTCCCTCACGGGCGAGCGGAACCTCGTGAAGGTCTACGCAGCGATCCGCAAGCTCGGCCCGCAGATCCTCGTCGTCAAGCGCGGCGAGTACGGCATGCTCCTGTTCACCCCCGAGGGGCACTTTGCCGCTCCCGCCTTCCCCCTGGAGGAGGTCCACGATCCCACCGGAGCGGGCGACACCTTCGCAGGCGGGTTCCTCGGCTACCTCGCGGCCGCCGGGACGCTGGACCTGGCCACCATGAAGCGCGCGGCCCTGGCCGGAACGGTCATGGCCAGCTTCGCGGTGCAGGATTTCGGGACGGAGCGGGTGCAGGCTCTGGGCACCGAGGAGTACGAGAGCCGGATTGGAGCATTCAGGGAAATGATCCATATCGGTTGA